A window from Citrus sinensis cultivar Valencia sweet orange chromosome 3, DVS_A1.0, whole genome shotgun sequence encodes these proteins:
- the LOC102623339 gene encoding probable carboxylesterase 18, producing MAHTGNPRARASPDLPWKTRLLMSALSFAVDVSCRRNITFNRNFFNLFDIKCSASNQPKNGVKSSDFVIDGSRNLWFRLYTPTNVTETATTISLPVIVYFHGGGFVLLAANSKGFDDYCRRLAGEIPAVVISVNYRLAPEHRYPCQYEDGIDVLKFIDNEISKIEDFPACADLKRCFVAGDSAGGNLAHNVAVRANECNFSKLKLIGVIAIQPFFGGEERTESETRLVGAPLVSMERTDWMWKAFLPEGSNRNHPATNAFGPNAVDISGVNIPATIVVVGGFDPLQDWQKRHYEGLKKCGKEAYLIEYPNAVHGFYFFPELPEGSLLINDVKEFIQNQSAK from the coding sequence ATGGCTCATACAGGAAACCCTAGAGCTAGAGCTTCACCGGACCTCCCATGGAAGACCAGGCTCTTAATGTCGGCATTGAGCTTCGCTGTCGACGTATCTTGCCGCCGTAACATCACTTTCAATCGTAACTTCTTCAACCTCTTTGACATAAAATGCTCTGCTtcaaatcaaccaaaaaacGGCGTCAAATCCTCCGATTTCGTCATCGACGGCTCCCGCAATCTCTGGTTCCGCCTCTACACACCCACCAACGTCACTGAAACAGCTACCACAATCAGCTTGCCAGTCATAGTCTACTTCCATGGTGGAGGCTTCGTTCTCCTGGCTGCAAACTCAAAAGGCTTCGATGACTACTGTCGAAGGCTCGCCGGGGAAATCCCGGCCGTCGTCATCTCTGTCAACTACCGTCTAGCTCCCGAGCATCGGTATCCGTGTCAATATGAAGATGGGATTGATGTGTTAAAATTCATCGACAATGAAATCTCAAAGATCGAGGACTTCCCAGCTTGTGCTGATCTCAAGCGTTGTTTTGTCGCCGGAGATAGTGCCGGCGGCAACTTGGCGCATAACGTGGCAGTGCGAGCTAATGAGTGTAACTTTTCCAAGCTGAAGCTCATTGGAGTTATAGCGATTCAGCCATTTTTCGGAGGAGAAGAGAGGACTGAATCGGAAACAAGGCTCGTTGGAGCTCCATTGGTCTCAATGGAGCGTACTGACTGGATGTGGAAAGCTTTTTTGCCAGAAGGGTCTAATCGGAACCATCCGGCGACGAATGCTTTTGGGCCGAATGCCGTTGATATTTCCGGCGTAAACATTCCGGCAACGATTGTAGTAGTAGGTGGGTTTGATCCTTTACAAGATTGGCAGAAGAGGCACTACGAGGGATTGAAGAAATGTGGCAAAGAAGCTTACTTGATTGAGTATCCGAATGCGGTTCATGgcttctatttttttcctgAGTTGCCCGAGGGATCTTTGCTCATTAATGACGTCAAGGAGTTTATACAAAATCAATCGGCCAAATGA
- the LOC102623937 gene encoding probable carboxylesterase 18 has protein sequence MPDSGNPEAKASPNLPWTTRLLMSAVAFAVDVSCRPNMTFNRRLFNLVDRKCSASSQPKNGVKSSDIVIDSGRNLWFRLYTPTNVTETSTTSSLPVIVYFHGGGFVLLAANSKRFDDHCRRLAKEIPAVVISVNYRLAPENRYPSQYDDGIDVLKFIDSKISTVEDFPDCADLKRCFVAGDSAGGNLAHNVAVRANECSFSNLKLIGVIAIQPFFGGEERTQSEEDLNDITPLVSLKLTDWMWKAFLPEGSDRDHPAANTFGKNAIDISGVDIPATMVIVGGFDPLKVWQKRHYEGLKRHGKEAYLIEYPNVVHGFYFFPELHQGSLFIDNVRNFVQDQSAKS, from the coding sequence ATGCCAGATTCAGGAAACCCTGAAGCTAAAGCCTCACCAAACCTTCCATGGACAACAAGGCTCTTAATGTCGGCAGTGGCCTTCGCCGTCGACGTATCTTGCCGCCCTAACATGACCTTCAACCGTCGCCTCTTCAACCTCGTTGACCGAAAATGCTCTGCTTCAAGTCAACCTAAAAATGGCGTCAAATCCTCCGATATCGTTATAGACAGCGGCCGCAATCTCTGGTTCCGCCTCTACACACCCACCAATGTTACTGAAACATCCACCACAAGCAGCTTGCCAGTGATTGTCTACTTCCATGGCGGAGGCTTCGTTCTTCTGGCTGCAAACTCAAAACGCTTCGATGATCACTGTCGACGGCTCGCCAAGGAGATCCCCGCCGTCGTCATCTCCGTCAACTACCGTCTTGCTCCGGAGAATCGGTACCCGAGTCAATATGACGACGGGATTGATGTGTTAAAATTCATCGACAGTAAAATCTCAACAGTCGAAGACTTCCCAGATTGTGCTGATCTCAAACGTTGTTTTGTCGCCGGCGATAGTGCCGGCGGGAACTTGGCGCATAACGTGGCAGTGCGAGCTAATGAGTGTAGCTTTTCCAACCTGAAGCTCATTGGAGTGATAGCGATTCAGCCATTTTTCGGAGGAGAGGAGAGGACTCAATCGGAGGAAGATCTTAATGATATAACTCCATTGGTTTCATTGAAGCTTACTGACTGGATGTGGAAAGCTTTTTTGCCGGAAGGGTCTGATCGTGACCATCCGGCAGCGAATACTTTTGGGAAGAATGCCATTGATATTTCCGGCGTGGACATCCCGGCGACGATGGTAATTGTTGGCGGGTTTGATCCTTTAAAAGTTTGGCAGAAGAGGCACTACGAGGGATTGAAGAGACATGGCAAAGAAGCTTATTTGATTGAGTATCCGAATGTGGTTCATGGTTTCTATTTTTTCCCTGAGCTACACCAGGGATCTTTGTTCATTGATAACGTCAGGAATTTTGTACAAGATCAATCTGCTAAATCATGA
- the LOC102610897 gene encoding probable carboxylesterase 18, which produces MSNNNNNTPSTWTNLSWTVKLAMSVISWGIKLSRRSDGSVNRRLMSFFDFKSPPSSINGVKTSDIIVDPSRNLWFRLYVPITTTTTTAATNDVNSSQLPVIVHFHGGGFACICADSVGSDNLCRRLAKELNAVIVSVNYRNSPEHKYPSQVEDGFDVLRYIELNPNFEGFPTDADLKNCFVSGDSAGGNLAHHVALKGSNYGFRNLRIVGVIALQPFFGGEERTESEIKLAGAPFITVKGTDWLWQAFLPEGADRDHPAANVFGPKSEDISGLNFPATIVIVGGYDPLLDWQKRYYEGLKKAGKEVYLIEYPNVFHSFYGVPDVPESALCIDEVKTFMQKVVG; this is translated from the coding sequence atgtctaataataataataatactccGTCAACATGGACAAATCTCTCGTGGACAGTGAAGCTTGCCATGTCAGTTATCTCTTGGGGTATCAAGCTCTCTCGCCGTTCAGACGGCTCCGTTAACCGCCGTCTCATGAGCTTCTTCGACTTCAAATCTCCACCTTCCTCCATCAACGGCGTCAAGACATCTGACATAATCGTTGACCCATCTCGCAACCTCTGGTTCCGCCTCTACGTCcccatcaccaccaccaccaccacagCAGCAACAAATGACGTCAACAGCAGCCAGCTGCCGGTCATCGTCCACTTTCACGGCGGAGGGTTCGCCTGCATCTGTGCTGACTCCGTAGGCAGCGACAACCTCTGTCGAAGACTAGCTAAAGAACTCAATGCTGTCATTGTGTCAGTGAATTACAGGAACTCGCCTGAACATAAGTACCCAAGTCAAGTTGAAGATGGATTCGATGTGCTCCGGTACATAGAATTAAACCCTAATTTCGAAGGCTTTCCGACAGATGCTGACCTGAAGAACTGTTTCGTCAGCGGGGACAGCGCAGGCGGAAACCTAGCTCATCATGTTGCGCTCAAAGGCTCCAACTATGGGTTCAGAAATTTGAGGATCGTTGGAGTTATAGCACTTCAGCCATTTTTTGGAGGAGAAGAAAGGACTGAATCCGAAATAAAGCTAGCTGGAGCTCCGTTTATTACCGTGAAAGGCACCGATTGGCTGTGGCAGGCTTTCTTGCCGGAAGGTGCAGACAGAGACCACCCGGCGGCTAATGTTTTCGGGCCTAAATCGGAGGATATTTCGGGGTTGAATTTTCCGGCGACGATAGTAATTGTTGGAGGGTATGATCCTTTACTAGACTGGCAAAAGAGGTACTATGAAGGGTTGAAGAAAGCTGGAAAAGAAGTGTACTTGATTGAGTATCCAAATGTGTTTCATTCTTTCTATGGAGTCCCGGACGTGCCTGAGTCGGCTTTGTGTATTGATGAGGTGAAAACATTCATGCAAAAGGTAGTAGGCTAG
- the LOC102623064 gene encoding probable carboxylesterase 18, with product MSTNSKTSPNLPWKAWLSISTLSFAMQICFHRNMTVNRFLFNLYDRKSSPSTKNGVTSFDVLVDATRDLWFRLYSPTNTTATNLPVIVYFHGGGFAILAANSKVYDDACRRLAVEVPAVVISVNYRRSPEHRCPSQYEDGIDALKFIDSSFIDIQNFPACADIKQCFLAGDSAGGNLAHNVAVLADGCNFSRLRLNGLIAIQPFFGGEERTESEMRFQRDPLVGLKLTDWMWKAFLPEGSNRDHPAANVFGPNAADISGVNLPPMIIFIGGFDPLQDGGKRYYEGLKKCGKDAYLIEYPNAVHCFYLFPEVPECSLFLKEVKDFICSQAAK from the coding sequence atgtccACGAATTCCAAAACTTCACCAAACCTCCCATGGAAGGCATGGCTCTCCATATCGACGCTCTCCTTTGCCATGCAAATATGTTTCCACCGCAACATGACTGTCAATCGTTTCCTCTTTAACCTCTATGATCGCAAATCCTCTCCTTCAACCAAAAATGGCGTCACGAGCTTCGATGTCTTAGTCGACGCCACCCGGGATCTCTGGTTCCGCCTCTACTCGCCCACCAACACGACTGCAACAAACTTGCCAGTCATCGTCTACTTCCACGGCGGAGGATTTGCAATCCTTGCTGCCAATTCAAAAGTATACGATGATGCTTGTAGAAGGCTAGCTGTGGAAGTCCCGGCTGTCGTCATTTCCGTTAACTATCGTCGTTCGCCGGAGCATCGGTGTCCAAGTCAATACGAAGATGGGATTGATGCACTCAAATTCATTGACAGCAGCTTCATAGACATTCAAAACTTTCCGGCTTGTGCTGATATCAAACAGTGTTTTCTTGCCGGAGATAGTGCCGGAGGCAACTTGGCCCATAACGTGGCAGTTCTTGCTGATGGGTGTAATTTTTCCAGGCTGAGACTTAATGGACTCATAGCGATACAGCCATTTTTCGGCGGAGAAGAAAGGACTGAATCAGAAATGAGGTTTCAGAGAGATCCACTGGTTGGATTGAAGCTTACAGATTGGATGTGGAAGGCGTTTTTGCCAGAAGGGTCAAATCGGGACCATCCGGCAGCTAACGTTTTCGGGCCTAACGCAGCTGATATCTCCGGCGTAAACTTGCCGCCGATGATTATTTTCATCGGAGGGTTTGATCCTTTACAAGATGGGGGAAAGAGATACTACGAGGGACTAAAGAAATGTGGGAAAGATGCTTATTTGATTGAGTATCCGAATGCGGTTCACTGTTTCTATTTATTCCCTGAGGTGCCTGAGTGTTCTTTGTTCCTTAAGGAGGTGAAGGATTTCATATGCAGTCAAGCagctaaataa